One part of the Homalodisca vitripennis isolate AUS2020 unplaced genomic scaffold, UT_GWSS_2.1 ScUCBcl_5493;HRSCAF=12234, whole genome shotgun sequence genome encodes these proteins:
- the LOC124373412 gene encoding sentrin-specific protease 1-like, whose amino-acid sequence MKGLRKLITVNQTEIDVLAAKDTLMNDVVIEAYLRIIERRNWYHKVCLPSIYMFDTFFFKDWKEKRYQAVNNRFKKEDIFQNDMLFVPVHLPDRGSRGHWILIVVMVEENTITAYDSCGWNNEAERGTVRDFLTYEATRRNRKVEAWKTVDAPKNIPRQENSYDCGAFVCMYAEVLSRKARLEEKKASGKSIRKNIASVLRAGRVGVEDFRYTPSRAI is encoded by the coding sequence ATGAAGGGTCTGAGAAAACTAATCACGGTTAACCAAACCGAAATCGATGTTTTAGCGGCGAAAGACACATTGATGAACGACGTCGTCATTGAGGCCTACTTGCGAATTATAGAGAGACGGAATTGGTACCACAAAGTGTGTCTTCCATCGATCTATATGTTCGATACGTTCTTCTTCAAGGACTGGAAGGAGAAAAGATACCAGGCGGTCAATAACCGGTTTAAGAAAGAAGATATCTTTCAAAACGATATGTTATTCGTTCCCGTACACCTCCCAGACCGTGGTAGCAGGGGACACTGGATCTTAATCGTGGTGATGGTCGAAGAAAATACAATCACCGCGTACGACTCTTGCGGATGGAATAACGAAGCGGAGAGAGGGACAGTGCGAGATTTCCTGACATACGAGGCCACGAGAAGGAACCGGAAGGTAGAGGCATGGAAAACGGTAGACGCACCCAAGAATATCCCTCGACAAGAGAACTCGTACGATTGCGGCGCCTTCGTGTGTATGTATGCGGAGGTGCTGTCAAGGAAGGCACgattagaagaaaaaaaagcGAGTGGAAAATCGATCCGGAAGAACATCGCTTCGGTTCTCCGAGCGGGACGTGTTGGCGTCGAGGACTTTCGTTACACACCGAGCCGGGCGATATAG